The following proteins are co-located in the Haloplanus sp. HW8-1 genome:
- a CDS encoding antitoxin VapB family protein, giving the protein MSKSIRLSEDAYERLAAHKRDDETFSEVVLRLAGERSLLDLAGILDDDEADALRGAVDERRARRHEELEGVADRLRGP; this is encoded by the coding sequence ATGTCGAAGAGCATCCGTCTCTCCGAAGACGCCTACGAACGTCTCGCCGCGCACAAACGCGACGACGAGACGTTCTCGGAGGTCGTCCTCAGGCTGGCCGGCGAGCGGTCGCTGCTGGACCTCGCCGGAATCCTCGACGACGACGAGGCCGACGCACTCCGGGGAGCCGTCGACGAGCGCCGAGCGCGACGCCACGAGGAGTTAGAAGGGGTCGCCGACCGACTGCGTGGGCCATAG